Proteins co-encoded in one Papaver somniferum cultivar HN1 chromosome 5, ASM357369v1, whole genome shotgun sequence genomic window:
- the LOC113283902 gene encoding glycine-rich RNA-binding protein 2, mitochondrial-like, translating into MAFAARIGSLLKQSISQNIIASNGHGSLPSMYNSLRCMSGGSNLFVGSLSYSTDDYSLKEAFSTFGEVLEAKVITDRENGKSRGFGFVNYSSEESASAAITGMDGKELAGRIIHVSYANQRPPRGGGGYGGGGGSW; encoded by the coding sequence atggCTTTTGCTGCTAGAATCGGTAGCCTCCTAAAACAGAGCATATCCCAAAACATTATTGCTTCAAATGGGCATGGTTCTTTACCGTCCATGTACAATTCTCTCAGGTGTATGTCTGGAGGATCAAACCTGTTTGTCGGAAGTCTTTCATATTCGACTGATGATTATTCTCTAAAGGAAGCATTCTCCACTTTCGGTGAAGTTCTTGAAGCTAAAGTTATCACTGACAGAGAAAATGGGAAATCAAGGGGATTTGGATTTGTTAATTATAGTTCCGAGGAGAGTGCCAGTGCAGCTATAACTGGGATGGATGGCAAGGAACTTGCTGGGAGGATTATTCATGTCAGCTATGCTAACCAAAGACCTCCTCGCGGTGGTGGTGGCTACGGAGGCGGCGGTGGCAGCTGGTGA